A window of the Lactuca sativa cultivar Salinas chromosome 7, Lsat_Salinas_v11, whole genome shotgun sequence genome harbors these coding sequences:
- the LOC111883811 gene encoding uncharacterized protein LOC111883811, protein MLCSKSSKWLNRLRSSRGFPDSDNINLEHFLSNSLDKIDPQTSTDPSLPDKRPKLDKRDDSGAIQGREVMNNVLSELFQMGEFQDLSRIKRKKSCRKQQCPRICIVSTNSNVQNVPVGKDRVSSPPPSLSPFPLTLSNRRTAKDGNRELKVTGHVEEEEKGHWDLTAYSQTEVTVIDSRRCCTGERMYGRLGIRKVRD, encoded by the coding sequence ATGCTCTGCTCCAAGTCATCCAAATGGCTAAACCGCCTTCGTTCATCCAGAGGATTTCCAGACTCCGATAACATCAACCTCGAGCACTTCCTCTCCAATTCCCTCGACAAAATTGATCCCCAAACGTCGACGGATCCTTCGCTTCCCGATAAAAGACCCAAACTTGACAAACGGGATGATAGTGGAGCTATCCAAGGTCGTGAAGTGATGAATAATGTACTATCGGAGCTGTTTCAGATGGGAGAATTTCAGGATTTATCGAGAATTAAAAGGAAAAAGAGCTGTAGGAAGCAACAGTGCCCTAGAATCTGTATTGTTTCTACAAATTCGAATGTTCAGAACGTGCCTGTTGGAAAGGACAGGGTTTCCTCGCCACCGCCGTCGCTGTCGCCATTTCCGTTGACTTTGAGCAATCGACGTACAGCAAAGGATGGCAATCGAGAGTTGAAGGTGACTGGACATGTTGAGGAGGAGGAGAAAGGCCATTGGGATCTAACTGCGTATTCGCAAACAGAGGTTACTGTTATCGATTCGAGAAGATGTTGTACAGGAGAAAGAATGTATGGAAGGTTGGGGATAAGAAAGGTAAGGGATTAA